A genomic window from Gossypium hirsutum isolate 1008001.06 chromosome D10, Gossypium_hirsutum_v2.1, whole genome shotgun sequence includes:
- the LOC107914848 gene encoding protein SULFUR DEFICIENCY-INDUCED 2 isoform X2, which yields MKEGNQIEAQLHPSHYHVLHKLPPGDSPYVRAKHVQLVDKHPEGAIVLFWKAINAGDRVDSALKDMAVVMKQQDRAEEAIEAIKSFRDRCSKQAQESLDNVLIDLYKKCGRIEEQIQLLKQKVRMIYQGEAFNGKPTKTARSHGKKFQVTVKQETSRILGNLGWAYMQQENYLAAEVVYRKAQIIDPDANKACNLCQCLIKQARYIEARSVLEEVIQGKLPGSGDPKSRNRVKELLQELESEQLISIASTAIGLNAEDTFLAEGLDQLMSQWTSYRSRRLPIFEEISSFRDQLAC from the exons atgaaggaGGGAAACCAGATAGAAGCCCAACTGCATCCATCTCATTACCATGTCCTTCACAAGCTTCCTCCTGGGGACTCCCCTTACGTTCGAGCTAAACATGTTCAG TTAGTAGATAAGCATCCAGAAGGCGCCATAGTATTGTTTTGGAAGGCGATAAATGCAGGAGATAGAGTGGACAGCGCACTGAAGGACATGGCAGTGGTTATGAAACAGCAGGATAGAGCTGAAGAAGCCATTGAAGCCATTAAGTCTTTCAGGGACCGCTGCTCCAAGCAAGCTCAAGAATCACTTGACAATGTCCTCATTGACTTGTATAAG AAATGTGGAAGAATTGAAGAGCAGATACAATTATTGAAACAGAAGGTTAGAATGATTTACCAGGGTGAGGCTTTCAATGGAAAGCCTACTAAGACAGCACGGTCCCATGGGAAGAAGTTCCAAGTTACTGTCAAGCAAGAGACCTCTAGAATACTG GGAAACTTGGGTTGGGCATACATGCAGCAAGAGAACTATTTAGCAGCAGAAGTGGTTTATCGTAAAGCTCAGATAATCGACCCTGATGCAAACAAGGCTTGCAACCTCTGCCAGTGTCTGATCAAGCAAGCACGTTACATTGAAGCACGATCCGTTCTTGAGGAAGTAATACAGGGTAAACTTCCAGGATCTGGGGATCCCAAATCAAGAAACCGTGTGAAGGAGCTGCTACAGGAATTGGAGTCAGAACAGCTCATATCAATAGCTTCTACTGCAATAGGGTTGAATGCAGAAGATACATTCCTAGCAGAAGGTCTTGACCAGTTGATGAGCCAATGGACTTCATACAGATCAAGGAGGCTTCCTATATTCGAAGAAATCTCTTCGTTCAGAGATCAGTTAGCCTGTTGA
- the LOC107914848 gene encoding protein SULFUR DEFICIENCY-INDUCED 2 isoform X1, producing the protein MKEGNQIEAQLHPSHYHVLHKLPPGDSPYVRAKHVQLVDKHPEGAIVLFWKAINAGDRVDSALKDMAVVMKQQDRAEEAIEAIKSFRDRCSKQAQESLDNVLIDLYKVFLKCGRIEEQIQLLKQKVRMIYQGEAFNGKPTKTARSHGKKFQVTVKQETSRILGNLGWAYMQQENYLAAEVVYRKAQIIDPDANKACNLCQCLIKQARYIEARSVLEEVIQGKLPGSGDPKSRNRVKELLQELESEQLISIASTAIGLNAEDTFLAEGLDQLMSQWTSYRSRRLPIFEEISSFRDQLAC; encoded by the exons atgaaggaGGGAAACCAGATAGAAGCCCAACTGCATCCATCTCATTACCATGTCCTTCACAAGCTTCCTCCTGGGGACTCCCCTTACGTTCGAGCTAAACATGTTCAG TTAGTAGATAAGCATCCAGAAGGCGCCATAGTATTGTTTTGGAAGGCGATAAATGCAGGAGATAGAGTGGACAGCGCACTGAAGGACATGGCAGTGGTTATGAAACAGCAGGATAGAGCTGAAGAAGCCATTGAAGCCATTAAGTCTTTCAGGGACCGCTGCTCCAAGCAAGCTCAAGAATCACTTGACAATGTCCTCATTGACTTGTATAAGGTATTTCTG AAATGTGGAAGAATTGAAGAGCAGATACAATTATTGAAACAGAAGGTTAGAATGATTTACCAGGGTGAGGCTTTCAATGGAAAGCCTACTAAGACAGCACGGTCCCATGGGAAGAAGTTCCAAGTTACTGTCAAGCAAGAGACCTCTAGAATACTG GGAAACTTGGGTTGGGCATACATGCAGCAAGAGAACTATTTAGCAGCAGAAGTGGTTTATCGTAAAGCTCAGATAATCGACCCTGATGCAAACAAGGCTTGCAACCTCTGCCAGTGTCTGATCAAGCAAGCACGTTACATTGAAGCACGATCCGTTCTTGAGGAAGTAATACAGGGTAAACTTCCAGGATCTGGGGATCCCAAATCAAGAAACCGTGTGAAGGAGCTGCTACAGGAATTGGAGTCAGAACAGCTCATATCAATAGCTTCTACTGCAATAGGGTTGAATGCAGAAGATACATTCCTAGCAGAAGGTCTTGACCAGTTGATGAGCCAATGGACTTCATACAGATCAAGGAGGCTTCCTATATTCGAAGAAATCTCTTCGTTCAGAGATCAGTTAGCCTGTTGA